Proteins from a genomic interval of Euleptes europaea isolate rEulEur1 chromosome 18, rEulEur1.hap1, whole genome shotgun sequence:
- the LOC130489326 gene encoding solute carrier family 12 member 3-like, with amino-acid sequence MEDNSQSYKTIFSLGRFKIRKLKNGAPKEQAKGLPKPLTPPPKVEDNGSLCAPPDYETMMDASPRYEFYALSGPPGRRKIRPTLDMLRNATPSSPPHQDSTKEGGGIDVEADKPKSEPVRFGWVTGVMIRCMLNIWGVILYLRLPWITAQAGIGLTWLIILMSTVVTTITGLSISAISTNGKVKAGGTYFIISRSLGPELGGSIGLLFSFANAVAVAMHVVGFAETVRDLLVEYDAVMCDPVNDIRIIGVITVTFLLAITVAGMEWEAKAQIVFFIVIMVSFINFFVGTFMPTSKEQQSKGHFSYKSEIFLQNMMPDWRGEDGSFFGMFSIFFPSATGILAGANISGDLKDPAVAIPQGTLMAIFLTTVTYLAITATIGACMIRDASGSLNDTIAATNITGEDCVGLGCGYGWNFTECTLDGTCKYGLANDYQTLRMVSAFAPLITAGIFAATLSSALACLVSAPKVFQCLCQDHLYPFIGYFSKGYGKNNEPLRAYVLTYVLAVAFILIANLNTIAPIISNFFLCSYALINFSCFHATITNSPGWRPSFRYFNKWTALFGSVISVVIMFLLTWWAALIVVGVIVMSLAYVAYKKPEANWGSSVQAGTYNMALSNAVNLVNVEDHVKNFRPQCMVLSGPPNFRPALVDFVGAFTKGVSLMICGNVLEGPDTPSADDYDEQLLWMSSRKVRSFYACISTSDLRTGARNLMQVSGLGRLKPNTIVLGYKQNWQSDSPHSLDSYVGIIHDAFDISAGVCVLRMRDGLDESRTVKAQVNLGFEDPEATVGPESKCEAFKVIGADKLLETVFQSKQKKKNIDIYWLFDDGGLTLLIPYLLTRRKRWSHCKVRVFISGQISDAEQQRKEIQLLLNKFRLGFHEVVVLPEMKWKPEETSLKEFEDLIAPFRLNEGQRGQEAMEDMKKDEPWKVTDEDLRVYKRKTEQHIYLHEILQDHSRNAALIVMSLPVVRKEACPSALYMAWLETVSKNLHPPFAFIRGNQQDVLTVYCQ; translated from the exons ATGGAAGACAACTCCCAATCATATAAGACTATATTTTCACTGGGGCGGTTCAAAATCCGAAAACTAAAAAATGGGGCTCCCAAAGAACAAGCCAAAGGGCTCCCCAAACCCCTAACACCTCCACCCAAAGTGGAGGACAATGGATCTCTTTGTGCCCCACCGGATTACGAGACCATGATGGACGCCTCCCCCCGATATGAATTCTACGCCCTTTCAGGACCGCCGGGACGTCGAAAGATTCGGCCTACGCTTGACATGCTCAGAAATGCAACACCG TCCTCTCCGCCTCATCAGGATTCTACA AAGGAGGGGGGCGGTATTGACGTGGAAGCTGACAAACCAAAATCCGAACCTGTCCGGTTCGGCTGGGTGACTGGTGTCATG ATCCGGTGCATGCTGAACATTTGGGGTGTGATCCTTTACCTGCGTTTGCCATGGATAACTGCTCAGGCTGGTATAG GGCTGACCTGGCTGATCATTTTAATGTCAACGGTGGTGACGACCATCACTGGCCTATCCATTTCGGCCATCTCCACCAATGGCAAAGTCAAAGCAG GAGGTACTTATTTCATCATCTCGCGTAGCTTGGGCCCGGAGCTTGGTGGCTCCATCGGGCTTCTCTTCTCCTTCGCCAACGCCGTCGCTGTGGCCATGCATGTGGTGGGCTTTGCCGAAACGGTCAGGGATCTCTTGGTG GAGTACGACGCGGTGATGTGTGACCCAGTGAACGACATACGCATCATAGGTGTGATCACTGTCACTTTCCTGCTTGCCATTACTGTCGCTGGCATGGAATGGGAAGCGAAG GCTCAGATTGTCTTCTTCATTGTCATCATGGTATCTTTCATCAACTTCTTCGTCGGGACCTTTATGCCAACCTCAAAAGAACAGCAGTCCAAGGGGCATTTCAGCTATAAAA gcGAAATCTTCTTGCAGAACATGATGCCCGACTGGCGAGGAGAGGATGGGAGTTTCTTTGGCATGTTCTCCATCTTCTTCCCTTCAGCTACTGGCATCCTGGCTGGTGCCAACATCTCCGGAGACCTCAAG GACCCTGCAGTGGCCATCCCTCAAGGAACACTCATGGCCATCTTCTTGACCACTGTGACGTACCTGGCTATCACTGCCACCATAG gcgCTTGCATGATCCGTGATGCCAGCGGCAGCCTGAATGACACCATAGCCGCCACCAACATCACGGGGGAGGACTGTGTCGGTTTGGGTTGTGGCTACGGGTGGAACTTCACAGAGTGCACCTTGGATGGGACCTGCAAATACGGGCTGGCCAATGACTACCAG ACGTTGCGCATGGTGTCAGCCTTTGCCCCCCTCATCACTGCCGGGATTTTCGCCGCCACCCTGTCTTCTGCTTTGGCTTGTCTCGTCTCTGCTCCTAAAGTCTTCCAG TGCCTTTGCCAGGACCACCTTTACCCCTTCATTGGCTACTTTTCCAAGGGATACGGGAAGAACAATGAGCCTCTCCGGGCCTACGTCTTGACCTACGTCTTGGCTGTGGCCTTCATCCTCATTG CCAATCTCAACACCATCGCCCCCATCATTTCCAACTTCTTCCTCTGCTCGTACGCCCTCATCAACTTCAGCTGCTTCCACGCCACCATCACCAACTCCCCAG GCTGGAGACCTTCCTTCCGCTACTTCAACAAATGGACTGCCCTCTTCGGGTCTGTCATCTCCGTAGTCATCATGTTCCTGCTGACGTGGTGGGCAGCCCTCATCGTGGTTGGGGTCATTGTCATGAGCTTGGCGTACGTCGCCTACAAGAAACCGG AGGCAAACTGGGGTTCCTCGGTGCAAGCTGGCACCTACAACATGGCCCTGTCAAACGCTGTGAACCTTGTCAACGTAGAAGATCATGTCAAGAATTTCCG gccacaATGTATGGTCCTCTCTGGCCCACCCAACTTTCGCCCAGCCCTGGTGGATTTTGTTGGCGCCTTCACCAAGGGGGTGAGCCTCATGATCTGTGGAAACGTGCTGGAG GGGCCAGACACCCCGTCCGCCGACGATTACGACGAACAGCTCCTGTGGATGAGTTCTCGGAAGGTCCGCTCGTTCTACGCCTGCATCTCAACATCCGATCTGAGAACGGGGGCGAGAAACCTCATGCAG GTCTCGGGCTTGGGCCGTCTCAAACCCAACACCATCGTCCTGGGTTACAAGCAGAACTGGCAATCAGACAGTCCCCACAGCCTGGACAGTTACGTGGGCATAATACA cGATGCTTTTGACATCAGTGCAGGAGTGTGCGTCCTCCGGATGCGCGACGGGCTGGATGAGTCACGGACGGTGAAGGCCCAAG TGAACTTGGGCTTTGAGGATCCTGAAGCAACTGTGGGCCCGGAGAGTAAAT GTGAGGCATTCAAAGTAATTGGTGCCGACAAGCTCCTGGAGACAGTGTTCCAGagcaagcagaagaagaaaaacatcGACATCTATTGGCTGTTCGATGATGGTG GGCTGACCCTTCTCATCCCCTACCTCCTCACCCGCCGAAAACGCTGGAGCCACTGCAAAGTCCGCGTCTTCATCAGCGGGCAGATCTCCGATGCTGAACAGCAAAGAAAAGA GATCCAGCTGCTGCTGAACAAGTTCCGCTTGGGCTTCCACGAGGTCGTGGTGCTGCCTGAAATGAAGTGGAAGCCGGAGGAGACGAG CCTCAAAGAGTTTGAGGATCTCATCGCCCCATTCCGCCTCAACGAAGGCCAGAGGGGCCAAGAAGCCATGGAAGACATGAAAAAGGACGAGCCCTGGAAAGTCACCGACGAAGACCTCAGAGTCTACAAGAGAAAG ACCGAGCAGCACATTTATCTCCACGAGATCCTGCAGGACCATTCACGCAATGCGGCCCTGATCGTCAT GAGCCTCCCTGTAGTCCGAAAAGAGGCCTGTCCAAGCGCGCTCTACATGGCCTGGCTGGAGACCGTCTCCAAGAACCTACACCCGCCCTTCGCCTTCATCCGGGGTAACCAGCAGGATGTACTGACGGTCTACTGCCAGTAG